In Cupriavidus taiwanensis, the following are encoded in one genomic region:
- a CDS encoding glycosyltransferase, which produces MGSVDETAAPAPLRILVITTGLKLGGAEQQIAALARAFLALGNEVAILSLTQGQEIDLPAAIHVTELDMRKTPVSMLAALRKARLLVQQSRPDVIHAHMVHANLFARVLARTGRMPPVICSAHSAREGGRLRALAYRVTDRWCALTTHVSDAGRMAMVASGAVPDGRVIVMPNGIDTSRFRPDQASREQTRRNLELGPDDRLVLNVGRLVPEKDQAMLIEAFAEVSHDLPKARLMIAGDGPLRDALAHQVARHGLDHAVLLAGARNDIPELLRAADVFVLSSRIEGMPLAVGEALASGLPVVATAAAGVSELAGDTATLTPTGNPQALASALRNAIACLPGTETERDRRRQRIVGHFDVNGVARQWLAQYRSLRKQS; this is translated from the coding sequence ATGGGCAGCGTCGACGAGACAGCCGCGCCGGCGCCATTGCGCATCCTTGTCATCACCACAGGCCTCAAGCTGGGCGGCGCCGAGCAGCAAATCGCGGCGCTGGCGCGCGCCTTCCTGGCACTGGGCAACGAGGTCGCCATCCTCAGCCTGACTCAGGGGCAGGAGATCGACTTGCCTGCCGCCATCCACGTCACCGAACTGGACATGCGCAAGACTCCGGTATCGATGTTGGCGGCGCTGCGCAAGGCCCGCCTGCTCGTGCAGCAATCGCGCCCGGACGTCATCCACGCCCATATGGTCCACGCCAACCTTTTCGCCCGGGTGCTGGCCCGGACCGGACGCATGCCGCCAGTCATCTGCTCGGCGCACAGCGCACGCGAAGGCGGCCGCCTGCGCGCCCTCGCCTACCGCGTCACGGACCGCTGGTGCGCCCTGACGACCCACGTCAGCGACGCCGGCCGTATGGCGATGGTAGCCAGCGGCGCCGTGCCAGACGGGCGCGTGATCGTGATGCCGAACGGCATCGATACCAGCCGCTTTCGCCCGGACCAGGCTTCGCGCGAACAGACGCGGCGCAACCTCGAGCTGGGGCCCGACGACCGGCTGGTCCTCAATGTCGGCAGGCTGGTACCGGAGAAAGACCAGGCCATGCTGATCGAGGCCTTCGCCGAGGTCAGCCACGACTTGCCCAAGGCGCGACTCATGATTGCCGGAGATGGCCCGCTGCGCGATGCGCTGGCGCATCAGGTCGCCCGGCACGGGCTGGATCATGCCGTACTGTTGGCCGGCGCCCGCAACGACATCCCGGAGCTGCTGCGCGCCGCCGATGTCTTCGTGCTGTCGTCGCGCATCGAAGGCATGCCGCTGGCGGTAGGCGAAGCGCTCGCCAGCGGTCTACCGGTCGTGGCGACCGCCGCGGCAGGGGTATCCGAACTGGCGGGAGACACCGCCACGCTGACGCCCACGGGCAATCCGCAGGCCTTGGCGAGCGCCTTGCGCAACGCCATCGCGTGCCTGCCCGGCACCGAAACCGAACGCGACCGTCGCCGCCAGCGGATCGTCGGCCATTTCGACGTGAACGGTGTGGCGCGGCAATGGCTGGCGCAATACCGCAGCCTGAGGAAACAGTCCTGA
- the waaA gene encoding lipid IV(A) 3-deoxy-D-manno-octulosonic acid transferase: MLRVLYSLLWVVVLPVALLRLAWRARKEPGYVQHVGERLGAYGGLPQPGPWLWVHAVSVGETRAAQPLIEALLAAHPHHRLLLTHMTPTGRQTGAQLFGKEARVVQCYLPYDLPWLVRRFMRYFRPQVGMLMETEVWPNLVHGARKAGVPLYLVNARLSPRSYRRTARFGRAAAAMYRDFAGVLAQTAGDAERFRALGVPAVQITGNLKFDMQPAPAGVALGAQLRKALVARAVLAAASTREGEEAMLLDAFSRWESLAPGVPRPALLLVPRHPQRFDEVAAMVARTGFSVERRSGLDLDAVRSPLTADVVLGDSMGEMAMYFAASDLAFIGGSLLPLGGQNLIEACAVGTPVLIGPHTFNFAQATEDAIAAGACLRVDNADALMRTAAGLLADPARLAEMRAHAQTFSGLHRGATVRTLAAVAPALEG, translated from the coding sequence ATGCTGCGCGTCCTGTACAGCTTGTTGTGGGTGGTGGTGCTGCCGGTGGCGCTGCTGCGCCTGGCGTGGCGCGCGCGCAAGGAGCCGGGCTACGTGCAGCATGTCGGCGAACGCCTCGGCGCCTATGGCGGCCTGCCGCAGCCGGGGCCATGGTTATGGGTCCACGCCGTGTCGGTGGGCGAGACCCGTGCCGCCCAGCCGCTGATCGAGGCGCTGCTGGCCGCGCATCCGCATCACCGCCTGCTGCTGACGCATATGACGCCAACCGGCCGCCAGACCGGCGCGCAGTTGTTCGGCAAGGAGGCGCGCGTCGTCCAGTGCTACCTGCCGTATGACCTGCCTTGGCTGGTGCGGCGCTTCATGCGGTATTTCAGGCCGCAGGTGGGCATGCTGATGGAGACCGAGGTCTGGCCGAACCTTGTGCATGGCGCGCGCAAGGCAGGCGTGCCGCTGTACCTGGTCAACGCCCGCCTGTCGCCGCGCAGCTACCGGCGCACGGCACGCTTCGGCCGTGCCGCGGCGGCGATGTACCGCGACTTTGCCGGCGTGCTGGCACAGACGGCCGGCGATGCCGAGCGCTTTCGCGCATTGGGCGTGCCGGCGGTGCAGATCACCGGCAATCTCAAGTTCGACATGCAGCCCGCGCCGGCCGGCGTGGCACTGGGCGCGCAGCTGCGCAAGGCGTTAGTCGCGCGCGCGGTGCTGGCGGCGGCCAGTACCCGCGAGGGCGAAGAGGCGATGCTGCTCGACGCTTTCTCGCGCTGGGAATCCCTGGCGCCCGGCGTGCCGCGGCCAGCGCTGCTGCTGGTTCCGCGCCATCCCCAGCGTTTCGATGAGGTGGCCGCGATGGTGGCACGTACCGGTTTTTCAGTCGAACGCCGCAGCGGCCTGGATCTTGATGCCGTGCGCTCGCCGCTGACGGCCGATGTCGTGCTCGGCGATTCGATGGGCGAGATGGCAATGTATTTCGCCGCGTCGGACCTGGCGTTTATCGGCGGCAGCTTGCTGCCGCTGGGCGGGCAGAACCTGATCGAAGCCTGCGCTGTCGGCACCCCCGTGCTGATCGGGCCGCATACCTTCAACTTTGCGCAGGCGACGGAGGATGCCATCGCCGCGGGTGCATGCCTGCGTGTCGACAATGCCGATGCGCTGATGCGCACTGCGGCAGGCTTGCTGGCCGACCCGGCACGTCTGGCGGAGATGCGCGCGCATGCGCAGACCTTCTCGGGGCTGCATCGCGGCGCCACGGTGCGCACGCTCGCGGCGGTGGCTCCGGCGCTGGAAGGCTGA
- a CDS encoding glycosyltransferase family 4 protein codes for MNPSAQPSPRPRIAYLITNAEIGGAQSHVADLLRSTAGKADTVLLAGGEGPLFEIAQRAGAQAIRLTRLDNALSPWRAIRALRELLGALKQAAPDLIHAHSAKAGALGRIAGFALGIPVIYTVHGFAFKPEAPPRQRMAARVAEWLLAPLAARVICVAQAERQLARSLPLPAERILVIPNGIPDTPHRADPQAPLRRIVMVARFAAPKRQDAAIRAFARAGLESCVLTLVGDGPQRHAMQQLAQQLAPGRVEFPGNVTEVPALLASAQAFVLASDHEGFPLSVLEAMRAGLPVVASDLPGIREQLDGDRVGLLVNHDDEIAFSEALRRLADDSALRATLGRGARQRWEQCYGLERMTEATWSVYRDALARTPRAARVPTS; via the coding sequence TTGAATCCATCCGCGCAACCGTCGCCCCGACCTCGCATTGCCTACCTGATCACGAATGCGGAGATCGGCGGCGCGCAGTCGCATGTCGCCGACCTGCTGCGCTCGACGGCCGGCAAGGCCGACACCGTCCTGCTGGCGGGCGGCGAAGGCCCGCTCTTCGAGATCGCGCAGCGCGCCGGCGCGCAGGCGATCCGGTTGACGCGGCTGGACAATGCCTTGTCGCCCTGGCGCGCCATCCGTGCGCTGCGTGAACTGCTCGGCGCACTGAAACAGGCCGCACCGGACCTGATCCATGCGCACAGCGCCAAGGCGGGGGCCTTGGGCCGCATCGCCGGATTCGCGCTCGGCATCCCCGTGATCTACACCGTCCATGGCTTTGCGTTCAAGCCCGAAGCCCCACCGCGCCAGCGCATGGCCGCTCGCGTGGCGGAATGGCTGCTGGCACCACTGGCGGCGCGCGTGATCTGCGTCGCGCAAGCGGAACGACAGCTGGCCCGCTCGCTTCCGCTTCCCGCCGAACGCATCTTGGTCATTCCAAACGGCATCCCCGATACACCCCATCGCGCCGACCCGCAAGCCCCCCTGCGGAGGATTGTGATGGTGGCGCGCTTTGCCGCGCCCAAGCGCCAGGACGCGGCGATTCGCGCGTTCGCGCGGGCAGGGCTGGAATCATGCGTGCTGACCCTGGTGGGAGATGGCCCGCAACGCCACGCCATGCAGCAGCTGGCGCAACAACTGGCGCCGGGTCGCGTGGAGTTTCCCGGCAACGTCACGGAAGTGCCGGCGCTGCTGGCTTCGGCCCAGGCCTTTGTGCTGGCGTCGGACCACGAAGGCTTCCCGCTGTCCGTGCTCGAGGCGATGCGAGCCGGACTGCCGGTCGTCGCCTCGGACCTGCCTGGCATTCGCGAGCAACTCGACGGCGACCGCGTCGGGCTGCTGGTCAATCACGATGACGAGATCGCATTCTCCGAAGCGCTGCGCCGCCTTGCCGACGACAGCGCCCTGCGCGCGACGCTTGGCCGCGGTGCGCGCCAGCGCTGGGAACAATGCTATGGACTCGAGCGCATGACCGAAGCCACCTGGTCCGTCTACCGCGACGCCCTCGCCCGAACGCCACGCGCCGCGCGGGTGCCGACGTCATGA
- a CDS encoding phosphomannomutase/phosphoglucomutase, translating to MQIDPSIFKAYDIRGIVGKTLTRDVARQIGLSFGSAAVELGETAIAVGRDGRLSGPDLIGGLVEGLRATGLDVLDLGMVATPMVYFATNIEIDGVRPTSGIMVTGSHNPPDYNGFKMVLAGRAIYGEQIQDLRKRIEAGTFTSGAGAYKEVDVREKYLDRILGDVKLSRPMKIALDAGNGVAGAFVGDLFRGLGCEVVELFCEVDGNFPNHHPDPAHIENLQDLMQTLRETDCELGLAFDGDGDRLGVVTKDGQVIFPDRQLMLFAEEILSRNPGAQVIYDVKCTGKLAPWIRQHGGEPLMWKTGHSLVKAKLKETGAPIAGEMSGHVFFKDRWYGFDDGLYTGARLLEILSRHADPSAVLNALPNANNTPELQLKCAEGEPFTLLDKIRANARFDGAREVITIDGVRVEYADGFGLARPSNTTPVVVMRFEADNDAALARIQAEFKRVILAEKPDAQLPF from the coding sequence ATGCAAATCGATCCTTCCATCTTCAAAGCCTATGACATTCGCGGCATCGTGGGCAAAACGCTCACCCGCGACGTCGCGCGCCAGATCGGCTTGTCGTTCGGCTCCGCCGCGGTGGAGCTTGGCGAGACTGCCATTGCCGTCGGCCGTGACGGCCGGCTTTCCGGTCCGGACCTGATCGGTGGCCTGGTCGAGGGCCTGCGCGCCACCGGGCTGGACGTGCTCGACCTTGGCATGGTGGCCACCCCGATGGTTTATTTCGCCACCAATATCGAGATCGACGGTGTCCGGCCCACCTCGGGCATCATGGTCACCGGCAGCCATAACCCGCCCGACTACAACGGCTTCAAGATGGTGCTGGCGGGCCGTGCAATCTATGGCGAGCAGATCCAGGACTTGCGCAAGCGCATCGAGGCCGGCACGTTTACCAGCGGCGCCGGCGCGTACAAGGAAGTCGATGTGCGCGAGAAGTATCTCGATCGGATCCTTGGCGACGTCAAGCTGTCCCGCCCGATGAAGATCGCGCTCGATGCCGGCAACGGCGTGGCCGGCGCCTTCGTCGGCGACCTGTTCCGCGGCCTGGGCTGTGAAGTGGTCGAGCTGTTCTGCGAGGTCGACGGCAACTTCCCCAACCACCATCCCGATCCCGCGCATATCGAAAACCTGCAGGACCTGATGCAGACCCTGCGCGAGACCGACTGCGAACTGGGCCTGGCCTTCGACGGCGACGGCGACCGCCTGGGCGTGGTGACCAAGGACGGGCAGGTGATCTTCCCGGACCGGCAGCTGATGTTGTTCGCCGAAGAAATCCTGTCGCGCAACCCGGGTGCGCAGGTGATCTACGACGTCAAATGCACCGGCAAGCTGGCTCCCTGGATCCGCCAGCACGGCGGCGAGCCGCTGATGTGGAAGACCGGCCATTCGCTGGTGAAGGCCAAGCTGAAGGAAACCGGCGCGCCGATCGCCGGCGAAATGAGCGGCCATGTGTTTTTCAAAGACCGCTGGTACGGCTTCGACGACGGCCTGTACACCGGCGCGCGCCTGCTGGAAATCCTGTCGCGCCATGCGGATCCCAGCGCGGTGCTGAACGCGCTGCCGAACGCCAACAACACCCCTGAACTGCAGCTCAAGTGCGCCGAGGGCGAGCCCTTCACGCTGCTCGACAAGATCCGCGCCAACGCCAGGTTCGACGGCGCGCGCGAAGTGATCACCATCGACGGCGTGCGCGTGGAATATGCCGACGGCTTCGGTCTGGCACGTCCGTCCAACACCACGCCGGTGGTGGTGATGCGCTTCGAAGCGGACAACGACGCCGCGCTGGCGCGCATCCAGGCGGAGTTCAAGCGCGTGATCCTCGCCGAGAAGCCGGATGCTCAGCTCCCGTTCTGA
- the waaC gene encoding lipopolysaccharide heptosyltransferase I: MLSSRSERATVPAASSDAAGVAQPMPAAVPFALPERPRILLVKVSSLGDVVHNMPLVHDLRAQWPGAEIDWVVEEGYVDLVRLLPEVRRVIPFALRRWRKRLLQGGTWREIGAVRDALRQQRYDAVIESQGLLKTAVVARVAARAPGAPIIGLGNATQGSGYEPAARLLYTDPVAVPRQTHSVRRSRLLGAALTGTAPAEPPRFFGDAAQTLAIDDPLWAALPARYAVCFHATAGARKKWAVQNWHALGKRLDEEGLVMLLPWGNDKERQAAEAIAAGVPRAQVLPRFSVMQGFGLINRAEVVIGVDTGLVHIAAALCRPTVEIYTATWRWKTEGYWSERIANVGDDGVVPSVDEVYEAACRVRGVAA; this comes from the coding sequence ATGCTCAGCTCCCGTTCTGAGCGCGCGACGGTGCCTGCGGCATCGTCTGACGCGGCCGGTGTGGCACAGCCCATGCCGGCCGCGGTGCCTTTTGCGCTGCCGGAGCGGCCGCGCATTCTGCTGGTCAAGGTATCGTCGCTCGGCGATGTGGTGCACAACATGCCGCTGGTGCACGACCTGCGCGCGCAGTGGCCGGGTGCCGAGATCGACTGGGTCGTGGAAGAAGGTTACGTTGACCTGGTCCGCCTGCTGCCCGAGGTGCGCCGGGTCATCCCATTCGCGCTGCGGCGCTGGCGCAAGCGCCTGCTGCAAGGCGGTACCTGGCGCGAGATCGGCGCGGTGCGTGACGCCCTGCGCCAGCAGCGCTATGACGCCGTGATCGAAAGCCAGGGCTTGCTCAAGACCGCGGTGGTCGCGCGCGTTGCCGCGCGTGCGCCGGGCGCGCCCATCATCGGGCTTGGCAACGCCACGCAGGGCTCGGGCTATGAGCCCGCGGCGCGGCTGCTCTATACCGACCCGGTGGCCGTGCCGCGCCAGACCCATTCGGTGCGCCGCTCGCGCTTGCTGGGCGCGGCGCTGACCGGAACCGCGCCGGCGGAGCCGCCGCGGTTTTTTGGAGACGCCGCGCAGACGCTGGCAATCGACGATCCGCTGTGGGCTGCATTGCCTGCGCGCTATGCCGTGTGTTTCCATGCGACCGCGGGCGCGCGCAAGAAGTGGGCGGTGCAGAACTGGCACGCGCTGGGCAAGCGCCTCGATGAGGAAGGCCTGGTGATGTTGCTGCCGTGGGGCAATGACAAGGAGCGCCAGGCTGCCGAAGCCATTGCTGCCGGCGTGCCGCGGGCACAAGTGTTGCCGCGTTTCTCGGTGATGCAGGGCTTTGGGCTGATCAACCGCGCCGAAGTCGTGATCGGCGTGGATACCGGCCTGGTCCATATCGCCGCGGCGCTGTGCCGGCCCACCGTTGAAATCTATACCGCCACCTGGCGCTGGAAGACCGAAGGCTACTGGTCGGAGCGCATTGCCAATGTCGGCGACGACGGCGTGGTGCCCTCGGTCGATGAAGTCTACGAGGCGGCTTGCCGCGTGCGTGGAGTGGCGGCCTGA
- a CDS encoding O-antigen ligase family protein produces MLLMTRLQGPLPLGIDKALYLSACVVLAAFPALMFVKPSLSNTCYGLLLGWGAIALAAGGRAGLAEYGAILRRYWFFMLAMAALPLAVLTQQLLSGAEDPHVPYLYLRFALFIVLVPGLLRLGRRGMQNIQWGFVACALISALWLHEVAAAGRPSHVGFSNVIPFGNLALLTGMLAVISIGWNRPGDHWLAGLKLLAGFAGLYASYMSGTRGGWLAIPVLALIALAASRRLTRLHKAGVLVGLAGLMALGWFSSAIVQQRTAAVVSELSQFVQHVTSDTSIGVRLQLWRASLELIQAHPWTGVGPEHFETTLQTLAAQHVITPLAATMPHSHNELLHAAATLGIPGVLAILALYLVPAVFFLRHLRGTDRGTRVASAMGLALCCGFMVFGLTEVMFATTLVNAFYSLVMALCFAYVIARQSKLPAPATP; encoded by the coding sequence ATGCTCTTGATGACGAGATTGCAAGGGCCCCTACCGTTGGGGATCGACAAAGCTCTGTACCTGAGCGCCTGTGTTGTCCTGGCTGCGTTTCCCGCGCTGATGTTCGTCAAGCCGTCGCTCAGCAACACCTGCTACGGGCTGTTGCTGGGCTGGGGCGCCATCGCCCTGGCTGCCGGCGGCCGCGCCGGCCTCGCCGAATATGGCGCGATCCTGCGCCGCTACTGGTTCTTCATGCTGGCCATGGCGGCGCTGCCGCTGGCAGTGCTGACCCAGCAACTGCTGAGCGGGGCCGAAGACCCGCATGTGCCCTATCTTTACCTGCGTTTCGCGCTGTTCATCGTTCTGGTCCCTGGCCTGCTGCGCCTGGGCCGGCGCGGCATGCAGAACATCCAATGGGGCTTCGTGGCCTGTGCGCTGATATCCGCCTTGTGGCTGCATGAAGTCGCCGCGGCGGGACGTCCCAGCCATGTCGGATTTTCCAACGTCATTCCCTTCGGCAACCTCGCCCTGCTGACCGGCATGCTCGCGGTGATCTCGATCGGCTGGAACCGCCCGGGCGATCACTGGCTGGCCGGCCTGAAACTGCTGGCCGGCTTCGCGGGCCTTTACGCTTCATATATGAGCGGCACCCGCGGCGGCTGGCTGGCGATTCCGGTGCTGGCGCTGATCGCGCTGGCGGCCTCGCGCAGGTTGACGCGGCTGCACAAGGCCGGAGTGCTGGTGGGACTGGCCGGGCTGATGGCGCTGGGGTGGTTCAGCAGTGCGATCGTGCAGCAGAGGACCGCTGCGGTTGTATCGGAACTGTCTCAGTTTGTTCAGCATGTAACGTCGGATACCTCGATCGGAGTCCGCCTTCAGCTCTGGCGCGCGTCGCTGGAACTGATCCAGGCCCACCCCTGGACCGGCGTCGGGCCGGAACACTTCGAAACGACGCTGCAAACCCTTGCCGCCCAGCACGTGATCACGCCGCTGGCCGCGACCATGCCGCATTCTCACAATGAACTGCTGCATGCCGCGGCGACGCTCGGCATTCCTGGAGTGCTGGCAATCCTTGCGCTGTACCTCGTGCCCGCCGTCTTCTTCTTGCGCCATCTGCGCGGAACCGACCGGGGCACCCGTGTCGCCAGCGCCATGGGCCTGGCGCTGTGCTGCGGCTTCATGGTGTTCGGGCTGACCGAGGTCATGTTCGCCACGACGCTGGTCAATGCCTTCTATAGCCTGGTCATGGCGCTTTGCTTCGCCTACGTTATCGCGCGCCAAAGCAAGCTGCCGGCGCCCGCGACGCCTTGA
- a CDS encoding sugar transferase, translating into MTIKTDSMRHRALRMRTGGSETVRRVSRMVAWAVLGLALFALSAVGAEMAHRAGIVTYVFTRTLLWSVIPYLVAFMLLHRSLHLPAMEGNSLAGLAATLPFCGLLFVFAAFHIEYSRGALLLSYLITLAWLWTGYRRFVQNYVPLFGYTDPGTLAQLEAILAMPGAAAPARIRFEPVGSLEDARHFDGLMVERSATGDPERTRLLAHYKMSHVRMYSVERVGEMLTGRVGLAHIDENFLDDYASHYLYGYLKRAIDIVAVACLAPLAVPLGLAVALAIRLETPGGAVFRQERVGLFGKPFVMLKFRSMGVDAGAPALFAAQRDPRVTRVGRIIRKYRLDEIPQLWNVLLGHMSLIGPRPEQAPMVDRFSETIPYYPYRHLVRPGLSGWAQVQQGYAGSHEETVTKLSYDLYYVKHCALALDLLIGVKTLRTLATGYGAR; encoded by the coding sequence ATGACCATCAAGACCGACAGCATGCGGCACCGCGCCCTGCGCATGCGCACCGGTGGCTCCGAGACCGTGCGCCGCGTCAGCAGGATGGTGGCCTGGGCAGTGCTTGGCCTGGCGCTGTTCGCGCTGAGCGCGGTCGGCGCAGAAATGGCGCACCGCGCCGGTATCGTGACCTACGTGTTCACCCGCACGTTGCTTTGGTCGGTCATCCCGTACCTGGTCGCGTTCATGCTGCTGCATCGCTCGCTGCACCTGCCGGCGATGGAGGGCAACAGCCTGGCCGGGCTTGCCGCGACGCTGCCGTTCTGCGGCCTGCTCTTCGTGTTTGCCGCCTTCCATATCGAATATTCCCGCGGCGCCCTGCTGCTGTCCTACCTGATCACGCTGGCGTGGCTCTGGACCGGCTATCGACGTTTCGTGCAGAACTACGTGCCGCTGTTCGGCTATACCGATCCGGGCACGCTGGCCCAGCTCGAGGCCATCCTCGCCATGCCGGGCGCAGCGGCACCGGCCCGCATCCGCTTCGAACCGGTCGGATCGCTCGAGGACGCCAGGCACTTCGACGGCCTGATGGTCGAGCGCAGCGCCACCGGCGACCCCGAACGCACGCGGCTGCTCGCGCATTACAAGATGAGCCATGTCCGCATGTATTCGGTGGAGCGCGTCGGCGAAATGCTGACCGGCCGCGTCGGGCTGGCGCATATCGACGAGAACTTCCTGGACGACTACGCCTCGCACTACCTCTACGGCTACCTGAAGCGCGCCATCGATATCGTGGCCGTCGCCTGCCTGGCGCCGCTTGCCGTGCCGCTGGGACTGGCGGTGGCGCTGGCTATCCGGCTGGAAACCCCCGGTGGCGCCGTCTTCCGGCAGGAACGCGTGGGCCTGTTCGGCAAGCCCTTCGTCATGCTCAAGTTCCGCAGCATGGGCGTCGACGCCGGCGCGCCGGCCCTGTTCGCCGCACAGCGCGATCCGCGCGTGACCCGTGTCGGACGCATTATCCGCAAGTACCGCCTGGACGAGATCCCGCAGCTGTGGAACGTGCTGCTCGGGCACATGAGCCTGATCGGCCCGCGGCCGGAGCAGGCGCCGATGGTCGACCGGTTTTCCGAGACCATTCCCTATTACCCGTACCGCCACCTGGTGCGGCCGGGCCTGTCCGGCTGGGCGCAGGTCCAGCAGGGTTATGCCGGCAGCCATGAAGAGACCGTGACCAAGCTCAGCTATGACCTGTATTACGTCAAGCACTGTGCGCTGGCACTGGATCTGCTGATCGGGGTGAAGACGCTGAGGACGCTCGCGACCGGCTACGGAGCCCGCTGA
- a CDS encoding glycosyltransferase family 4 protein, which yields MAGAERMTATLANALAALGHHVTVLSLWDASSQFPLHPEVRHEAVFAQRPSFKRAYFATMAGIRRHCIAHRIDVLVQVDPMLELFVLPATLGLGLHHIAWEHCHFDEDLGKPARKLARRLAARFCRQVVVLTERDRSRWLEALRPRSEVVCLPNPLPFPLPDAPAPRAQRTVLAMGRLVPAKGFDVLLRAWKTVAGQAPQWQLVIHGEGDERPALSALIRELQLEDSVSLPGICHDPVQTYGNASVFCLSSRYEGFGLVLIEAMAFGLPIVSTDCETGPRELLEPGQDALVVATGDANALARALLDVIRQPELAARLGASGRQKASHFAVERIAQQWDALVRAPG from the coding sequence ATGGCCGGCGCGGAACGGATGACCGCCACCCTCGCCAACGCGCTGGCGGCGCTCGGACACCACGTCACCGTCCTGAGCCTGTGGGACGCATCGAGCCAGTTTCCGTTGCACCCCGAGGTGCGCCATGAAGCGGTGTTCGCGCAACGCCCGTCTTTCAAGCGCGCCTATTTCGCCACGATGGCCGGCATCCGCCGCCACTGCATCGCGCATCGCATCGATGTGCTGGTGCAGGTCGACCCCATGCTGGAGCTGTTCGTGCTGCCTGCCACGCTCGGCCTGGGTCTGCACCATATCGCGTGGGAGCACTGTCATTTCGACGAGGACCTGGGCAAGCCGGCACGCAAGCTGGCGCGCAGGCTGGCGGCGCGCTTCTGCCGCCAGGTGGTGGTACTGACCGAGCGCGACCGCAGCCGCTGGCTTGAAGCCCTGCGGCCGCGCAGCGAGGTCGTCTGCCTGCCAAACCCGCTGCCGTTCCCCCTGCCGGATGCGCCGGCACCGCGCGCGCAAAGGACTGTGCTGGCGATGGGACGGCTGGTTCCCGCCAAGGGCTTCGATGTGCTGCTGCGCGCCTGGAAAACCGTGGCGGGGCAGGCGCCGCAATGGCAACTGGTGATCCATGGCGAAGGCGACGAGCGCCCCGCCCTGTCGGCATTGATCCGGGAACTGCAGCTGGAAGACAGCGTCAGCCTGCCTGGCATCTGCCACGACCCCGTGCAAACCTATGGCAACGCCTCGGTGTTCTGCCTGAGCTCGCGCTATGAAGGCTTCGGGCTGGTGCTGATCGAAGCGATGGCGTTCGGGCTGCCGATCGTATCGACCGATTGCGAGACCGGCCCGCGCGAATTGCTGGAGCCGGGCCAGGACGCGCTGGTGGTCGCCACCGGCGACGCCAATGCGTTGGCCCGGGCGCTGCTCGACGTGATCCGACAACCGGAACTGGCGGCAAGGCTGGGCGCCAGCGGCCGCCAGAAGGCCAGCCACTTCGCCGTGGAACGCATTGCGCAGCAGTGGGATGCGCTGGTCAGGGCGCCGGGATAA